The following are from one region of the Hydrogenophaga sp. BPS33 genome:
- a CDS encoding Smr/MutS family protein, translating into MKVNTLAELKVIQRAIAERAAREAAQREAERLAALRREREHKLFELAVGPVKPLVRAMGRIEPHRTPVAPVPVQRQRDEAAVMREALSDEFDIETLLHTDDQMSFRIPTLGPEVVRKLREGQWSIQRHIDLHGLRTDEAREALSRFIHDAHHAGLRCVRVVHGKGLGSPGRMPVLKQRVLRWLVQKKEVMAFVQARPAEGGAGAVVVLLRSG; encoded by the coding sequence ATGAAAGTGAACACGCTGGCCGAGCTGAAGGTGATCCAGCGCGCCATTGCCGAACGGGCCGCGCGCGAGGCCGCCCAACGCGAAGCCGAGCGCCTGGCGGCCCTGCGCCGGGAGCGCGAGCACAAGCTGTTCGAGCTGGCGGTGGGACCCGTAAAGCCGCTGGTGCGCGCAATGGGCCGCATCGAACCCCACCGAACGCCGGTCGCGCCCGTGCCGGTGCAACGCCAGCGCGACGAGGCCGCGGTGATGCGCGAAGCCTTGTCCGATGAATTCGACATCGAAACGCTGCTGCATACCGACGACCAGATGAGTTTTCGCATCCCTACCCTCGGGCCCGAGGTGGTGCGCAAGTTGCGCGAGGGCCAGTGGAGCATCCAGCGCCACATCGACCTGCATGGCCTTCGCACCGACGAAGCGCGCGAGGCCCTGAGCCGATTCATCCACGACGCCCACCACGCCGGCCTGCGCTGTGTGCGCGTGGTGCATGGCAAAGGCTTGGGTTCACCAGGCCGCATGCCCGTGCTCAAGCAGCGCGTACTGCGCTGGCTGGTGCAGAAGAAGGAAGTGATGGCGTTTGTGCAGGCGCGCCCGGCCGAGGGTGGGGCGGGGGCGGTGGTGGTGTTGTTGCGGTCGGGGTAA
- the serS gene encoding serine--tRNA ligase, whose translation MLDIVQLRKDLDGVVARLQTRKQPQPYLDVPAYQALESERKALQTRTEELQSQRNTLSKQIGALKGKGQHAEADAAMAQVAAFKAELETSAARLDVIQSELQTLLLAVPNLPHESVPVGADENANVELRRWGTPRSFDFPVRDHVDIGEKLGLDFETGTKLAGSRFTFMKGPIARLHRALAQFMLDVQTQEHGYTECYTPYIVNAETLLGTGQLPKFEGDMFAVKKGGQEGEEVPDTQALYLISTSEITLTNTVRNTVVAEAELPIKLTAHTPCFRSEAGSAGRDTRGMIRQHQFDKVEMVQITHPEKSYEAMEEMTRHAEAVLQKLGLPYRVIVLCTGDMGAGSSKTHDLEVWVPAQGTYREISSVSNCEAYQARRLQARFKNAQGKNELVHTLNGSGLAVGRALVAVLENYQNADGSVTVPEVLRPYLGGLETLSA comes from the coding sequence ATGCTAGACATCGTTCAACTGAGAAAAGACCTGGATGGCGTCGTCGCGCGCCTGCAGACCCGCAAGCAGCCCCAGCCCTACCTGGATGTGCCGGCCTACCAGGCGCTGGAGTCCGAGCGCAAGGCCTTGCAGACCCGCACCGAGGAACTGCAGAGCCAGCGCAACACGCTGTCCAAGCAGATCGGCGCGCTCAAGGGCAAGGGCCAGCACGCCGAGGCCGATGCGGCCATGGCCCAGGTGGCGGCGTTCAAGGCCGAACTGGAGACCTCCGCGGCCCGGCTGGACGTGATCCAGTCCGAACTGCAAACCTTGCTGCTCGCCGTGCCCAACCTGCCGCACGAGAGCGTGCCGGTGGGCGCGGACGAAAACGCCAACGTCGAGCTGCGCCGCTGGGGCACTCCTCGCAGCTTCGATTTCCCCGTGCGCGACCACGTCGACATTGGCGAGAAACTGGGGCTCGATTTCGAAACCGGCACCAAACTGGCCGGCTCGCGCTTCACGTTCATGAAAGGCCCGATCGCGCGCCTGCACCGCGCGCTCGCCCAGTTCATGCTCGACGTGCAGACGCAGGAACACGGCTACACCGAGTGCTACACGCCCTACATCGTGAACGCCGAGACCTTGCTGGGCACCGGCCAGTTGCCCAAGTTCGAAGGCGACATGTTCGCGGTGAAGAAGGGCGGCCAGGAGGGCGAGGAAGTGCCTGACACTCAGGCGCTCTACCTCATCTCCACCAGCGAAATCACCCTGACCAACACCGTGCGCAACACCGTGGTGGCCGAGGCCGAGCTGCCGATCAAGCTCACCGCGCACACGCCGTGTTTCCGCTCCGAGGCCGGCAGCGCCGGGCGCGACACGCGCGGCATGATCCGCCAGCACCAGTTCGACAAGGTCGAGATGGTGCAGATCACGCACCCCGAAAAGAGCTACGAGGCGATGGAGGAGATGACGCGCCACGCCGAGGCCGTGCTGCAGAAACTCGGCCTGCCCTACCGCGTGATCGTGCTGTGCACCGGCGACATGGGCGCTGGTTCGAGCAAGACGCACGATCTGGAAGTGTGGGTGCCCGCGCAGGGCACCTACCGCGAGATCAGCTCGGTCTCCAACTGCGAGGCCTACCAGGCGCGCCGCCTGCAGGCCCGCTTCAAGAACGCGCAAGGCAAGAACGAGCTGGTGCACACGCTCAATGGTTCGGGCCTGGCCGTGGGCCGTGCGCTGGTGGCGGTGCTGGAGAACTACCAGAACGCCGATGGCAGCGTGACCGTGCCCGAGGTGTTGCGGCCTTACCTGGGCGGGCTGGAGACGCTCTCGGCTTGA
- the ispH gene encoding 4-hydroxy-3-methylbut-2-enyl diphosphate reductase, giving the protein MDASAEIVLAEPRGFCAGVDRAIEIVERALVKFGRPIYVRHEIVHNTYVVNDLKAKGAIFIEELSDVPPGATLVFSAHGVSKAIQEEAKQRGFQIFDATCPLVTKVHVEVAKLHREGYEFIMIGHKGHPEVEGTMGQLESGIHLVEDVADVGRVQPAQTEKLAVVTQTTLSVDDAAEILNAVKARFPSVREPKQQDICYATQNRQDAVKLLSPQVDIVIVVGSPTSSNSNRLRELAVKLDTESYMVDSADELKAEWFEGKGRVGLTAGASAPEILVRQVIDRIKELGAISVRTLDGLIETTKFPLPKGLKIEGEDANQLQHLR; this is encoded by the coding sequence ATGGACGCATCCGCTGAAATCGTTCTCGCGGAGCCGCGCGGTTTCTGCGCCGGGGTGGACCGCGCGATCGAGATCGTCGAGCGCGCCCTGGTCAAGTTCGGCCGGCCGATCTACGTGCGCCACGAAATCGTGCACAACACCTACGTGGTCAACGACCTCAAGGCCAAGGGCGCGATCTTCATCGAAGAGCTTTCCGACGTGCCGCCGGGCGCCACGCTGGTGTTTTCCGCCCACGGCGTGAGCAAGGCGATCCAGGAAGAAGCCAAGCAGCGCGGCTTCCAGATCTTCGACGCGACCTGTCCGCTGGTGACCAAGGTGCACGTGGAGGTGGCCAAGCTGCACCGCGAAGGCTACGAGTTCATCATGATCGGGCACAAGGGCCACCCCGAGGTGGAAGGCACCATGGGCCAGCTGGAGAGCGGCATCCACCTGGTGGAAGACGTGGCCGACGTGGGCCGCGTGCAGCCCGCGCAGACCGAAAAGCTCGCGGTGGTCACGCAGACGACGCTGTCGGTGGACGACGCGGCCGAGATTCTCAACGCCGTGAAAGCGCGCTTTCCCAGCGTGCGCGAGCCCAAGCAGCAGGACATCTGCTACGCCACACAGAATCGGCAGGACGCGGTCAAGCTGCTCAGCCCCCAGGTGGACATCGTGATCGTGGTGGGCAGCCCCACCAGCTCCAACAGCAACCGCTTGCGCGAACTCGCGGTGAAACTGGACACCGAGAGCTACATGGTGGACAGCGCCGACGAGTTGAAAGCCGAGTGGTTCGAAGGCAAGGGCCGCGTCGGCCTGACCGCCGGCGCCTCGGCGCCCGAGATCCTGGTGCGCCAGGTGATTGACCGCATCAAGGAACTGGGCGCGATTTCGGTGCGCACGCTGGACGGGCTGATCGAAACCACCAAGTTCCCCTTGCCCAAAGGCTTGAAGATCGAGGGCGAGGACGCCAACCAACTGCAACACCTGCGCTGA
- a CDS encoding YciI family protein: MRFMILVKATKDSEAGVMPTEAEFTAMGRFNEELVKAGVMEAGEGLHPTSKGARVRFSGSGRTVIDGPFSETKELVAGFWIWNCASLQEAIDWVKRCPNPMRTDSEIEVRQIFGAEDFGDALTPELREQEERLRAQVADQGKPAR, encoded by the coding sequence ATGCGATTCATGATTCTGGTCAAAGCCACGAAAGACAGCGAAGCGGGCGTGATGCCCACCGAAGCCGAGTTCACGGCGATGGGCCGCTTCAACGAAGAACTGGTGAAAGCCGGTGTGATGGAGGCGGGTGAAGGTCTTCATCCCACCTCGAAAGGCGCGCGTGTGCGCTTCTCGGGGAGCGGGCGCACCGTCATCGACGGCCCGTTCTCCGAGACCAAGGAGCTGGTGGCCGGCTTCTGGATCTGGAATTGCGCATCGCTGCAGGAAGCGATCGATTGGGTCAAACGCTGCCCCAACCCGATGCGCACCGATTCCGAAATCGAAGTCCGCCAGATCTTCGGTGCCGAAGACTTCGGCGATGCGCTCACGCCCGAACTGCGCGAGCAGGAAGAGCGTTTGCGCGCGCAGGTCGCCGATCAGGGCAAGCCTGCGCGCTGA
- a CDS encoding porin, which yields MNKLLSSGALALLAAAPLTQAHAQSSVTLYGVVDTSLTRADNGNNGLWRLDSGAGWGSRLGFRGTEDLGGGLKANFVLEQGFDVSTGTLQQGGATFGRAAWLGLSGADWEARVGRQLSPMALSLLAVDPGVGNYWGNLQSTGIGSNSPNSVAGDAGHQATARINNSLLGRWTTGALTARLMLAPGESASPKGAGNYHGGSLTYQDSQWVATLGYSRFRQYAKDIPVTANADWQNELTFAASYNFGPVRLASGYYRFDPSEQNKVITATTLLKSESVWVGGTIPVNNGQILLQVIRAKSHRTAGVADGTATILGATYEHFLSKRTVVYVSGGIVKNNDTSNIALVGSTAAVAAAGLGADPKAVSFGIRHSF from the coding sequence TTGAACAAGCTGCTTTCGTCCGGCGCGCTAGCCCTCCTGGCCGCCGCCCCTCTCACCCAGGCCCATGCACAGTCCTCGGTCACGCTGTACGGCGTGGTCGACACCTCGCTCACCCGCGCCGACAACGGCAACAACGGTCTCTGGCGTCTCGATTCCGGCGCAGGCTGGGGCTCGCGCCTGGGCTTTCGCGGCACCGAAGACCTGGGCGGTGGCCTCAAGGCCAACTTCGTGCTGGAACAAGGCTTCGACGTGAGCACCGGCACCCTGCAGCAAGGTGGCGCCACGTTTGGCCGCGCAGCCTGGCTGGGCCTGAGCGGTGCCGACTGGGAAGCGCGCGTTGGCCGCCAGCTCTCGCCCATGGCGCTGTCGCTGCTCGCGGTGGACCCCGGCGTGGGCAACTACTGGGGCAACCTGCAATCCACCGGCATCGGCAGCAACAGCCCGAATTCGGTGGCGGGCGACGCGGGCCACCAGGCCACGGCGCGCATCAACAACTCTTTGCTGGGCCGCTGGACCACCGGCGCACTCACCGCGCGCCTGATGCTCGCGCCCGGTGAGTCGGCGAGCCCCAAGGGCGCCGGCAACTACCACGGCGGCAGCCTGACCTACCAGGACAGCCAATGGGTGGCCACGTTGGGCTATTCACGCTTCCGCCAGTACGCCAAGGACATCCCCGTCACCGCGAACGCCGACTGGCAAAACGAGCTGACCTTCGCGGCCTCGTACAACTTCGGCCCGGTGCGCCTGGCCAGCGGTTATTACCGCTTCGACCCGTCGGAGCAAAACAAGGTGATCACGGCCACGACGCTGCTCAAGTCCGAGTCGGTGTGGGTGGGCGGCACGATTCCCGTGAACAACGGCCAGATCCTGCTGCAGGTGATCCGCGCCAAGAGCCACCGCACGGCCGGCGTGGCCGACGGCACCGCGACCATTCTGGGCGCGACCTACGAGCACTTCCTCTCCAAACGCACGGTGGTGTACGTGTCGGGTGGCATCGTGAAGAACAACGACACCAGCAACATCGCCCTGGTGGGCAGCACGGCCGCGGTCGCAGCCGCCGGCCTGGGCGCGGATCCGAAGGCCGTGTCGTTCGGCATCCGGCACAGCTTCTGA
- a CDS encoding SDR family NAD(P)-dependent oxidoreductase — protein sequence MEQRLKNKVALVTGGAQGIGRAIAQRFADMGAVVGVLDIKLDRAEQAAEDIRAGGGQAQAFGGNVALRETFTEAVSALEQQHGRLDVLVNNAIWVRYSPIDAITPEMLERMTATGFHSIVWGIQAAAPAMERSGGGSIINIASAASFLGVPGAMVYCGVKAGALGLTRSAAVDLGPRKIRVNAIAPGSVPTEGVRVNVDPALAAKRIARAPLGRLGHVDDIAAAAAFLATNESSFMTGESLLVDGGVTHALL from the coding sequence ATGGAACAGCGTTTGAAGAACAAGGTCGCCCTCGTCACCGGCGGCGCGCAAGGCATTGGTCGCGCCATCGCGCAGCGTTTTGCCGACATGGGCGCGGTGGTCGGCGTGCTCGACATCAAGCTCGACCGCGCCGAACAGGCCGCTGAAGACATCCGCGCCGGCGGCGGCCAAGCCCAGGCATTTGGCGGCAACGTGGCCCTGCGCGAAACTTTCACCGAGGCCGTGTCCGCGCTGGAACAGCAACACGGCCGGCTGGACGTGCTGGTCAACAACGCCATCTGGGTGCGCTACAGCCCGATCGACGCGATCACGCCCGAGATGCTGGAACGCATGACCGCCACCGGCTTCCACTCCATCGTCTGGGGCATCCAGGCGGCGGCACCGGCCATGGAGCGCTCGGGCGGTGGCTCCATCATCAACATCGCGTCGGCGGCCAGCTTTCTCGGCGTTCCGGGCGCGATGGTGTACTGCGGCGTGAAGGCCGGTGCGCTGGGCCTCACGCGCTCGGCGGCCGTGGACCTCGGCCCACGCAAGATCCGCGTGAACGCCATCGCACCGGGCTCCGTGCCCACCGAAGGCGTGCGCGTCAACGTGGATCCGGCCCTGGCCGCCAAGCGCATCGCCCGCGCACCTCTGGGCCGATTGGGCCACGTGGACGACATCGCCGCGGCCGCCGCGTTTCTCGCCACGAACGAGAGCAGCTTCATGACCGGCGAATCGCTGCTGGTCGACGGTGGTGTGACGCACGCGCTGCTCTGA
- a CDS encoding amidohydrolase family protein yields the protein MSSDASSRTVAYTAAHKAMHAPRLDWLSQYREDAFDPAQAIVDAHHHLWEVPGNNYLREELQDDLRSGHNMRTTVFMECLSHYFREGPEALRPVGETGFVVGQTPVQKDGSARLCAAIVGWADLLLGDAVRPVLEAHVEAGQSRFRGVRSRPTWHDDPAVHPSRDGRAGLLREPAAHTAVRALGRMGLSLDIWVYQTQLDDVEHLAAACPDTVLVLNHCGGPLFAGQQADVFGEWRARLQRVAAFPNVRLKLGGLAMPRMGFGFELAERPVSSERMAQAWKPWIDACIDAFGVDRCLFESNFPVDKVGCSYGVLWNAFQRIAQGYSTADRDALFAGTAARTYRIEGVLTQP from the coding sequence ATGTCCTCTGATGCAAGCTCCCGCACCGTCGCCTACACGGCGGCGCACAAAGCCATGCACGCGCCGCGCCTCGATTGGCTCTCTCAATACAGGGAAGATGCGTTCGACCCCGCGCAAGCCATCGTCGACGCGCACCACCACCTGTGGGAAGTGCCCGGCAACAACTACCTGCGCGAAGAGCTGCAGGATGACCTGCGCAGTGGCCACAACATGCGCACCACCGTGTTCATGGAATGCCTCTCGCACTATTTCCGCGAAGGCCCAGAGGCGCTGCGCCCGGTCGGCGAGACCGGCTTCGTGGTCGGGCAGACCCCGGTGCAAAAAGACGGCAGCGCGCGCCTGTGCGCCGCCATCGTGGGCTGGGCCGATCTGCTGTTGGGCGACGCAGTGCGCCCGGTGCTGGAAGCCCACGTCGAGGCCGGCCAGAGCCGTTTTCGGGGTGTGCGCAGCCGCCCCACCTGGCACGACGACCCGGCGGTACACCCCTCGCGCGATGGCCGCGCGGGGCTGCTGCGCGAACCGGCCGCGCACACCGCTGTGCGCGCGCTGGGCCGCATGGGCCTGTCGCTCGACATCTGGGTCTACCAGACCCAGCTCGACGACGTGGAACACCTGGCCGCCGCCTGCCCCGACACGGTGCTGGTGCTCAACCACTGCGGCGGGCCCTTGTTCGCGGGCCAGCAGGCGGACGTTTTCGGCGAATGGCGTGCGCGCCTGCAGCGCGTGGCAGCTTTCCCGAATGTGCGCCTGAAGCTCGGTGGCCTGGCCATGCCGCGCATGGGGTTCGGCTTTGAACTTGCCGAACGGCCGGTCAGTTCCGAGCGCATGGCACAAGCCTGGAAACCGTGGATCGATGCGTGCATCGACGCCTTCGGTGTGGATCGTTGCCTGTTCGAGAGCAACTTCCCGGTCGACAAGGTGGGCTGCAGCTATGGCGTTCTGTGGAACGCTTTTCAGAGGATAGCCCAGGGCTACAGCACGGCGGATCGCGACGCCTTGTTCGCCGGCACGGCGGCGCGCACCTACCGCATTGAAGGCGTTTTGACGCAGCCCTGA
- a CDS encoding acyl-CoA dehydrogenase family protein, with product MTPDQNEEYRAFRQEVRRFCEQNVSDALRQRVRSGLRATPEGFRQWQGILFHQGWGAPTWPKEHGGTGWSPVQIHIFEQETAAADAPPQFHQGLELIGPILFTYGTEEQKARYLPGILSGQDWWCQGYSEPQAGSDLAGLRTRAVRDGDHYVVTGQKLWTSYAHEANRMFCLVRTSDESRKQDGISLLLIDMDTPGITVRPFQTLDEQAHVTEVFLDAVRVPVSQLVGEEGRGWSYGKVLLDRERALTATLGARLSRLLEQVREAARKASDGSRNLYQNPVFRAKLAQLEIEVLAIEQMGLRMLADNVAGVDTGPRGSMLKLRWSELLQQTTQLWVETLGYDASRFAPAGSAPGSVPLDQSGPMSAYLHSRVTSIYGGSNEIQRNIIARRALGL from the coding sequence ATGACGCCAGACCAGAACGAGGAATACCGGGCCTTCCGGCAGGAAGTGCGCCGCTTCTGCGAACAGAACGTGTCCGATGCGCTGCGCCAGCGCGTGCGCTCCGGCCTTCGCGCCACGCCCGAAGGCTTTCGCCAGTGGCAAGGCATCCTGTTCCACCAGGGCTGGGGCGCGCCCACCTGGCCGAAAGAGCATGGCGGCACGGGCTGGTCGCCGGTGCAGATCCACATCTTCGAGCAGGAAACCGCTGCGGCCGATGCGCCGCCCCAGTTCCACCAGGGCCTGGAGCTGATCGGGCCGATCCTCTTCACGTACGGCACCGAAGAGCAGAAGGCGCGCTACCTGCCCGGCATCCTCTCGGGCCAGGACTGGTGGTGCCAGGGCTATTCGGAGCCGCAGGCCGGGTCCGACCTGGCCGGCCTGCGCACCCGCGCCGTGCGCGATGGCGACCATTACGTGGTCACCGGCCAGAAGCTGTGGACCAGCTACGCGCACGAAGCCAACCGCATGTTCTGCCTGGTGCGCACCAGCGACGAGTCGCGCAAGCAGGACGGCATCTCGCTGCTGCTGATCGACATGGACACGCCCGGCATCACCGTGCGCCCCTTCCAGACGTTGGACGAGCAGGCCCACGTGACCGAGGTCTTTCTCGACGCGGTGCGCGTGCCGGTGTCGCAGCTGGTGGGTGAAGAAGGGCGTGGCTGGAGCTACGGCAAGGTGCTGCTGGACCGCGAACGCGCGCTCACTGCCACGCTGGGTGCGCGCCTCTCGCGCCTGCTGGAGCAGGTACGCGAAGCGGCGCGCAAGGCCAGCGACGGCAGCCGCAACCTCTACCAGAACCCGGTGTTCCGCGCCAAGCTGGCGCAGCTGGAGATCGAGGTGCTGGCCATCGAACAAATGGGCCTGCGCATGCTGGCCGACAACGTGGCCGGCGTGGACACCGGGCCGCGTGGCTCCATGCTCAAGCTGCGCTGGTCCGAGCTGCTGCAGCAGACCACGCAGCTGTGGGTGGAGACGCTGGGCTACGACGCCTCGCGTTTCGCGCCCGCCGGCAGTGCACCCGGCAGCGTGCCGCTGGACCAGTCGGGCCCCATGTCGGCCTACCTGCACAGCCGCGTCACCAGCATCTACGGTGGCTCCAACGAAATCCAGCGAAACATCATCGCGCGCCGCGCGCTCGGTCTGTAA
- a CDS encoding FKBP-type peptidyl-prolyl cis-trans isomerase: MPQVQEGSFLTLHYRMTGPQGQVIIDTFDGKPATLSLGMGELSPAIEQHLIGLEEGTHTVIELAEGEAFGERQPDMVQWVARKLLNELGDPHEQYAEGDVVQFPTPDGQGSYAGAAVEVREDGAVLFDFNHPLAGRAVRFEVQLIGVL, encoded by the coding sequence ATGCCCCAAGTCCAAGAAGGCTCATTTCTGACGCTGCACTACCGCATGACCGGCCCACAGGGCCAGGTCATCATCGACACCTTCGATGGCAAACCCGCCACGCTCAGCCTGGGCATGGGCGAACTCTCCCCGGCGATCGAGCAGCACCTGATCGGCCTGGAAGAGGGCACGCACACGGTGATCGAACTGGCCGAAGGCGAGGCCTTCGGCGAGCGCCAGCCCGACATGGTGCAGTGGGTGGCGCGCAAGCTGCTCAACGAACTGGGCGACCCGCACGAGCAATACGCCGAAGGCGATGTGGTGCAGTTCCCCACGCCCGACGGCCAGGGCAGCTACGCCGGCGCGGCGGTGGAGGTGCGCGAAGACGGCGCCGTGCTGTTCGACTTCAACCACCCGCTGGCCGGGCGCGCGGTGCGCTTCGAAGTCCAGCTCATCGGGGTGCTCTGA
- a CDS encoding TetR family transcriptional regulator — protein sequence MAPRAKTPDASLSASTREDQLLDIARRLFANRGFHATSLRDIAEEADISKAALYYHFPNKDELYERVVIQSLDALVQMVSGDVARAHTPTERVRAFIQSSAHFLDHHREHWLAGANAFREAGQTERRGVALHLRDSYEKLLRRCIAEGIETGEFRKMDAAMIARFLLSALNYVTRWHSPEGKLSVSEVMDQFVDMALLGMTTRSDADMPLLTALPMAMVGAKPIAKATPKTALKAAAKPGTKAVSTPATKAAPKTAIKALAKVATKPATTAAVHRAAARPDKPSTTQTTRKKATVA from the coding sequence ATGGCTCCTCGCGCCAAAACCCCCGACGCTTCGCTGTCTGCCAGCACACGCGAAGACCAACTGCTCGACATCGCGCGCCGGCTGTTCGCCAACCGCGGTTTCCACGCCACCTCGCTGCGCGACATCGCCGAGGAAGCCGACATCTCCAAGGCCGCGCTGTACTACCACTTCCCCAACAAGGACGAGCTCTACGAGCGCGTGGTGATCCAGTCGCTCGACGCGCTGGTGCAAATGGTCAGCGGTGACGTGGCGCGCGCCCACACACCGACCGAACGCGTGCGGGCCTTCATCCAGTCGTCCGCGCACTTTCTCGACCACCACCGCGAACACTGGCTGGCCGGTGCGAATGCGTTTCGCGAAGCCGGCCAGACCGAGCGCCGTGGCGTAGCCCTGCACCTGCGCGACAGCTATGAAAAACTGCTGCGCCGCTGCATTGCCGAGGGCATCGAGACGGGCGAATTCCGCAAGATGGACGCGGCCATGATCGCGCGCTTTTTGTTGTCGGCCCTGAACTACGTGACGCGCTGGCATTCGCCCGAAGGCAAGCTCAGCGTGTCGGAGGTGATGGACCAGTTTGTGGACATGGCCCTGCTCGGCATGACGACGCGATCGGACGCGGACATGCCGTTGCTGACGGCCTTGCCGATGGCGATGGTGGGTGCCAAACCGATCGCCAAGGCCACGCCCAAAACCGCGCTGAAAGCGGCCGCGAAGCCAGGCACGAAAGCGGTTTCAACACCGGCAACAAAAGCCGCGCCCAAGACGGCCATCAAGGCCCTTGCGAAGGTGGCCACAAAGCCCGCCACCACGGCCGCCGTCCACCGCGCTGCGGCCCGCCCAGACAAGCCCTCCACCACCCAGACCACGCGCAAGAAAGCGACCGTGGCCTGA
- the radC gene encoding RadC family protein, producing the protein MYGLATSSLKGLPADSRPREKLLSRGPSALSDGELLALLLRTGIAGKHVLQLAQELLDRFGGLSGLLHTGADALRQIKGLGPAKRAEVVAVLELARRALTQQLEQKALLDNAQAVRDYLQLQLGNKPHEVFAVLFLDSQHRLIELEEMFRGTLTQTSVYPREVVLRALHHHAASVVLAHNHPSGVAEASNADVVLTRTLKAALTLVDVRVLDHFVVTRYGTMSMAEQGLV; encoded by the coding sequence ATGTATGGCCTTGCCACGTCCAGCCTCAAGGGCTTGCCAGCGGACTCGCGCCCGCGAGAGAAACTGCTCTCACGGGGGCCCAGCGCCCTGAGCGACGGCGAATTGCTCGCGCTGCTGCTGCGCACTGGAATTGCCGGCAAACACGTGCTGCAACTGGCGCAGGAACTGCTCGATCGGTTTGGTGGCCTCAGTGGCCTGCTGCACACGGGCGCAGACGCCTTGCGGCAGATCAAGGGGCTGGGGCCGGCCAAACGCGCCGAAGTCGTAGCGGTGCTGGAGCTCGCGCGCCGCGCGCTGACACAGCAACTGGAGCAAAAAGCCCTGCTCGACAACGCGCAGGCCGTGCGCGACTACCTGCAACTGCAGCTGGGCAACAAGCCGCACGAGGTGTTCGCCGTGCTGTTCCTCGACAGCCAGCACCGCCTGATCGAGCTCGAAGAAATGTTTCGCGGCACCTTGACCCAGACCAGCGTCTACCCACGCGAGGTCGTGCTGCGCGCCTTGCACCACCATGCGGCTTCGGTGGTGCTCGCGCACAACCATCCCAGCGGTGTGGCGGAGGCCTCGAACGCGGACGTGGTGCTCACCCGCACGCTCAAGGCCGCGCTCACGCTGGTGGATGTGCGGGTGCTCGACCATTTCGTCGTCACGCGCTACGGCACGATGTCCATGGCCGAGCAAGGGCTGGTGTAA